The Megasphaera stantonii genome includes a window with the following:
- a CDS encoding S-layer family protein codes for MVRNSVVLAVYLLFSVACFLTVHEHLTNESSADGFGTIKADGSITLTTNGSLINIRDIESGKTLTIHAAAAVTNKETGTLNGNDVVITTGDVDNTGLISANATTSIASSHVKNHENGRMYGDDIAITADTIENRQNTELEEQLAAAMAVLAEKEQALDNAYRVDVTKYTNASQEQQYKDAIAAASKAYDDQLAVVQGIQKDMATHKSGTIAARNNLTVTGAKSVFNSSGALLYSGGDMKLTAGDTITNRGATIDSMGNLTLTASQVSNENDAFSAKRVGGDWIKNPEKIRIDQAGHSEQGQAFVRSEFSNLSSGYGAYHHPGAMEIYEPAYDIVEEPGPDNTADPAYPVGSKIANYDWADPIFQTFGLAPMTSARPEEAGVAQTDWDTRFNALLEQLQTKITRHNAEAEKHNAALGIADRQKINDYTIIRTHSQTSENVVQSTNAGVIRSGADMAINGDLRNENSQMAAGNTMTATGKIANVAKENQELTVTFGTTQGSYTYRRPRPHKARRRGYNSEVFMTPQVEAGNTSPMNVSSFEDHSDNAPAGQDITQAARDDANKFLDPFTIDTSGSTVTPSQWQDASRNLTSSLYNLNPDTTAKYLIETDPAFTSKHNFLSSDYMYEQMKWDPERVPKRLGDGFYEQQLIRDQILNQTGQRYLDGYSSDMEEYKVLMDAGIAYAKETGLVPGVSLSPEQVAALTSDMVWLETKTVMVNGEPQEVVYPRVYLRANSDMTLSADGSLMSAKNLVIDTKEAVENSGVLQGKAVQIQAGLVQNTGRIQGGAIGIQSESDIYQGGLMTAADSVQLSAQHDVVMDTTVTHFANQDVLNRTAGIAVTDKDGVLLVEAGHDINLAGATLQALGDNGAVILHAGNDVNLTTQTLSAKKDMTLNSDNYLRTQWQTEVGTSIDAKGGVAIKAGQDINARAAYINSDDGTVAMAAGRDINLTTGREIAVDDFGLKHKESGLLSSSTTTIRTHDDHQTVLGTTITGKEVQLGAMQDVNMTAAAVAGQNDVTVAAGRHVTTTSDMQYDKATAYTKVKSSGVLGAGLGIMIGTQKMKDNYEGEFKTQIGTTIGSSEGSVTIAAGDTAHLTTTDIIGKTGIDIAAQDIILDGKKNEAHERQTHEESMSGLTISLSSPVIEAAEGVRSTIRTAQTRDNKTLQALEAYEGGKTLNDQIHAMEQGGIGFVGIHVGIGSSSFKQEYQNDTVTYAGGTLVSEGTITIAAGSEDQRKEIDGRK; via the coding sequence TTGGTTCGGAATAGTGTAGTGCTGGCGGTCTATCTCTTGTTTTCGGTTGCTTGCTTCCTTACCGTACATGAGCATTTGACCAACGAATCCAGCGCAGATGGCTTTGGAACCATAAAAGCTGATGGAAGTATTACCCTTACGACGAACGGCAGCCTGATCAATATCCGTGATATAGAAAGTGGAAAGACCTTGACGATCCATGCTGCTGCAGCCGTTACCAATAAAGAGACAGGGACGCTGAATGGTAATGACGTAGTGATTACGACGGGCGACGTCGATAATACAGGCCTTATTTCGGCCAACGCGACAACTTCTATTGCATCATCTCATGTAAAGAACCATGAGAATGGCCGCATGTACGGCGACGATATTGCCATTACGGCGGATACTATAGAAAACCGGCAAAATACAGAATTAGAAGAACAATTAGCTGCGGCGATGGCCGTCTTGGCGGAAAAGGAACAGGCATTGGACAACGCCTATCGTGTCGACGTCACAAAGTACACGAATGCGTCCCAGGAACAGCAATATAAAGATGCGATTGCTGCTGCGTCTAAAGCCTATGACGACCAGCTGGCCGTCGTGCAGGGCATTCAAAAAGACATGGCGACTCATAAATCCGGAACGATAGCGGCCAGGAACAATCTTACGGTTACCGGGGCGAAATCTGTCTTCAACAGTTCCGGTGCGCTGCTGTACAGCGGCGGTGATATGAAGCTTACGGCAGGCGATACGATCACGAACCGTGGTGCGACTATTGACAGCATGGGCAACCTTACCCTGACGGCTTCCCAGGTGTCCAATGAAAACGACGCCTTTTCCGCAAAGCGCGTCGGCGGGGACTGGATTAAGAATCCGGAAAAGATACGCATAGACCAGGCTGGACATTCGGAACAGGGACAGGCCTTTGTTCGCAGCGAATTTTCGAATTTAAGCAGCGGCTACGGCGCGTACCATCATCCGGGGGCGATGGAAATTTACGAGCCTGCTTATGATATCGTTGAAGAACCGGGACCGGACAATACGGCAGATCCGGCTTATCCGGTAGGATCTAAAATTGCAAACTACGATTGGGCTGACCCGATTTTTCAAACGTTCGGGCTGGCGCCGATGACGTCCGCCCGGCCGGAAGAAGCTGGCGTGGCTCAGACGGACTGGGATACCCGTTTTAACGCGCTTCTGGAACAGTTACAAACTAAAATCACGAGGCACAACGCCGAAGCTGAAAAACATAATGCGGCGTTGGGCATTGCCGACAGGCAAAAAATTAATGATTACACGATCATTCGTACCCATTCTCAGACTTCGGAAAATGTCGTCCAGTCGACAAACGCCGGTGTCATCCGCAGCGGCGCAGATATGGCGATTAACGGCGACCTTCGCAACGAAAACAGCCAGATGGCTGCCGGAAATACGATGACGGCGACTGGTAAAATCGCGAATGTGGCTAAAGAAAATCAGGAGCTGACCGTAACGTTTGGGACGACACAGGGAAGCTATACCTATAGAAGACCTCGTCCGCATAAAGCGCGGCGGCGTGGGTATAACTCCGAAGTATTTATGACGCCGCAAGTAGAAGCCGGCAATACGTCGCCGATGAACGTATCTTCCTTTGAAGACCATTCAGATAATGCCCCTGCCGGGCAGGATATTACACAGGCAGCCCGGGATGACGCCAATAAGTTCCTGGACCCATTTACTATTGATACGTCGGGCAGTACGGTGACACCCAGTCAGTGGCAGGATGCGTCACGGAATCTGACGAGTTCCCTGTATAACCTGAATCCGGATACGACGGCAAAATACCTCATTGAAACCGATCCGGCTTTTACGAGCAAACATAATTTCCTTTCGTCGGATTATATGTACGAGCAAATGAAGTGGGACCCGGAACGGGTACCGAAACGCTTAGGCGATGGGTTTTACGAACAACAGCTCATCCGCGACCAGATTTTAAACCAGACGGGACAGCGGTATCTGGACGGTTACAGCAGCGATATGGAAGAGTATAAGGTCCTGATGGATGCAGGGATTGCCTATGCCAAAGAAACGGGCCTCGTGCCGGGCGTATCCCTATCGCCGGAACAAGTCGCAGCCCTTACCAGCGATATGGTATGGCTGGAAACAAAAACGGTCATGGTAAACGGCGAGCCGCAGGAGGTCGTCTATCCCCGTGTCTATCTGCGGGCTAACAGCGATATGACGTTATCTGCCGACGGCAGCCTGATGAGCGCCAAGAATCTCGTGATCGATACGAAAGAAGCTGTGGAAAACAGCGGCGTGCTGCAGGGAAAGGCTGTCCAAATTCAGGCAGGGCTGGTACAGAACACTGGCCGTATACAGGGCGGCGCCATTGGAATCCAAAGCGAATCGGATATCTACCAGGGCGGCCTGATGACGGCGGCCGATTCCGTGCAGCTGTCGGCACAGCATGATGTCGTCATGGATACTACGGTAACGCATTTTGCCAATCAGGATGTGCTGAACCGCACGGCGGGGATTGCCGTGACGGATAAGGACGGCGTGCTGCTCGTCGAAGCCGGCCATGATATCAACCTTGCCGGGGCGACCTTACAGGCGTTGGGAGATAATGGTGCGGTGATCTTGCATGCTGGAAATGACGTAAACCTGACGACGCAGACCTTGTCGGCGAAAAAAGACATGACCCTTAACAGCGATAATTACCTGCGGACGCAGTGGCAGACGGAAGTCGGCACGTCGATTGACGCCAAAGGCGGCGTTGCTATAAAGGCTGGCCAGGATATCAACGCGCGGGCGGCGTATATCAACAGTGATGACGGCACGGTTGCCATGGCAGCCGGACGGGATATTAACCTCACGACGGGCCGTGAAATTGCCGTGGACGATTTTGGCCTGAAGCATAAGGAATCGGGGCTGTTGTCTAGTTCGACGACGACCATTCGCACCCATGACGATCATCAGACAGTCCTTGGCACGACGATTACCGGTAAAGAGGTACAGCTGGGCGCGATGCAGGATGTGAATATGACGGCAGCTGCCGTTGCCGGGCAGAATGACGTGACCGTTGCGGCAGGGCGCCATGTGACAACGACATCAGATATGCAGTATGATAAGGCAACAGCCTATACGAAGGTCAAATCCTCCGGCGTATTGGGCGCAGGTCTTGGCATCATGATTGGTACGCAGAAGATGAAGGATAACTATGAAGGGGAGTTCAAGACGCAGATCGGGACGACCATTGGCTCTTCCGAAGGCAGCGTGACGATTGCCGCCGGCGATACGGCGCACCTGACGACGACGGATATTATCGGTAAGACAGGCATAGATATTGCCGCCCAGGATATTATCCTTGACGGCAAGAAGAACGAAGCCCATGAACGGCAGACCCATGAAGAATCCATGTCGGGGCTTACCATCAGCCTGAGCAGCCCGGTGATTGAAGCTGCGGAAGGCGTGCGTAGCACGATTCGCACGGCTCAGACAAGGGATAATAAGACCTTGCAGGCCTTAGAAGCCTATGAAGGCGGCAAGACGCTGAACGACCAGATTCATGCCATGGAACAGGGCGGCATCGGTTTTGTCGGTATTCATGTCGGTATCGGTTCCAGCTCGTTTAAGCAGGAATACCAGAACGATACGGTTACCTATGCCGGCGGGACGCTGGTAAGCGAAGGGACTATCACAATCGCTGCCGGCAGTGAAGACCAGCGCAAGGAAATAGACGGACGTAAATAA